Proteins from a genomic interval of Sphingobacteriales bacterium:
- a CDS encoding HD domain-containing protein, which produces MKKIIFINDPVAGFIKIDNPLLLEIVNHPYFQRLRRIRQLGLTDLVFPGASHTRFQHTLGAFQLMNDVLGILKMKGVDISAEEETGVLYAVLLHDIGHGPFSHALEMEIVENVSHETISRFFLRHFNHQLGGPLQIAEKIFNNSFGRPFFHSLVSGQLDVDRLDYLRRDSFYTGVPEGMTGSERLIRMMNVAENQLVVEKKGVYTVENYLIARQSMYWQVYLHKAVISAEQILIKILRRAKWLARQQQNLFASPALSFFLYNDISADDFNNPSVLDNFALLEDNDILLAIKVWMNHSDFILSYLSRNLINRNIPAIEVSDKPFSEERIKFYKTLTQEHFHTGEEENDYFVYSDSIQNTLYDFVNEPIRILNPDGTVVHYHSPFLNAEIPVQKYFLCYPKQFKKI; this is translated from the coding sequence GTGAAAAAGATAATATTTATCAACGACCCGGTTGCCGGATTTATAAAAATTGATAATCCATTATTACTTGAAATTGTCAATCATCCGTATTTCCAGAGGCTCAGGCGTATCCGTCAGCTTGGCCTGACCGATCTGGTGTTCCCGGGCGCTTCACATACCCGTTTTCAACACACCCTGGGTGCTTTTCAACTGATGAATGATGTTTTGGGTATCCTGAAAATGAAAGGTGTAGATATCAGTGCTGAAGAAGAAACAGGTGTTCTTTATGCGGTTTTGCTTCACGACATTGGTCATGGCCCATTTTCTCATGCACTCGAAATGGAAATCGTTGAGAATGTCAGTCATGAAACAATTTCCAGGTTTTTTCTCAGGCACTTTAACCATCAGTTAGGAGGCCCGCTTCAAATTGCAGAAAAAATTTTCAACAACAGTTTCGGGAGGCCTTTTTTTCACAGCCTCGTTTCCGGACAACTCGATGTTGACCGCCTCGACTATCTCAGGAGAGACAGTTTTTATACCGGTGTACCTGAAGGTATGACTGGCTCCGAGCGACTGATTCGTATGATGAATGTAGCTGAAAACCAGTTGGTTGTTGAAAAAAAAGGTGTTTATACCGTTGAAAATTATCTGATTGCCCGTCAGTCGATGTACTGGCAGGTTTATCTTCACAAAGCTGTTATATCAGCCGAACAAATTCTGATTAAGATACTGAGAAGGGCTAAATGGCTTGCCCGTCAACAGCAAAATCTTTTTGCCAGCCCGGCTTTGTCTTTTTTCCTCTATAACGACATTTCTGCTGACGATTTTAACAATCCATCTGTTTTGGATAACTTTGCACTCCTTGAAGATAACGATATATTACTTGCAATTAAAGTTTGGATGAACCATAGTGATTTTATTCTTTCATATTTAAGCCGTAACCTGATTAACAGAAACATCCCAGCTATCGAAGTATCCGATAAACCTTTCAGCGAAGAAAGAATAAAATTTTATAAAACGTTGACGCAAGAGCATTTTCATACAGGTGAGGAAGAAAACGACTATTTTGTCTATTCCGATTCCATTCAAAACACCTTATATGATTTTGTCAACGAACCTATCAGAATCCTGAATCCGGATGGAACTGTCGTTCATTATCACTCACCGTTTCTGAATGCAGAAATTCCGGTGCAGAAATATTTTCTTTGTTACCCCAAGCAATTCAAAAAAATATAG
- the lpxD gene encoding UDP-3-O-(3-hydroxymyristoyl)glucosamine N-acyltransferase — MQITLKEICDITDGKLSSSLYESRNISGIATLEEACADDLSFYHNAKYLDKLYQTQAGVVLVPESFRTDDSLNFIPLYVKNVYESLVLLLEKFSFTSDQKTGIEEPVFIGSNATIGKDCYLGAFTYIGSNAKIGEHVKIYPNCYIGENVEIEDYTVVYAGVKIYSKTKIGKKCILHSGCVIGSDGFGHAPMEDGTFRKIPQIGNVVIHDNVEIGANTTIDRATLESTIIRSGVKLDNLIMIAHNVEIGENTVIAAQSGISGSTKLGKNCMIGGQVGIVGHIMIAEKSRIGAKSGVSRAISEADKDWFGIPALPLHDTLRIHAILRKLPDLYRKINLQEKEIQELKKQHNS; from the coding sequence ATGCAGATTACCCTTAAAGAAATATGTGATATCACTGATGGTAAACTCAGTTCTTCTTTATATGAGTCGAGAAATATTTCCGGTATTGCTACCCTGGAGGAAGCCTGTGCTGATGATTTATCTTTCTATCATAACGCCAAATATCTTGACAAGCTTTACCAGACTCAGGCAGGAGTTGTTCTGGTACCTGAAAGCTTCAGAACAGATGATAGCCTGAACTTTATTCCCTTGTATGTTAAAAATGTTTACGAATCTCTTGTCTTGTTGCTCGAAAAATTCAGCTTTACTTCAGATCAGAAGACCGGAATAGAAGAGCCGGTATTTATCGGTAGTAATGCCACGATAGGAAAAGATTGTTATCTCGGGGCTTTCACCTATATCGGCAGCAACGCAAAAATCGGTGAACACGTTAAAATCTATCCCAACTGTTATATCGGAGAAAATGTTGAAATTGAGGACTATACGGTAGTTTATGCTGGTGTGAAGATTTACTCAAAAACAAAAATCGGTAAGAAATGTATTCTTCATTCCGGTTGCGTCATAGGCAGTGACGGCTTTGGACATGCACCCATGGAGGATGGAACTTTCAGAAAAATACCCCAGATAGGCAATGTGGTTATTCACGATAATGTTGAAATTGGTGCAAACACTACCATCGACAGGGCTACCCTTGAGTCAACCATCATCCGCTCAGGCGTCAAACTTGATAACCTTATTATGATTGCCCATAATGTGGAAATCGGGGAAAATACGGTCATTGCAGCGCAGAGTGGTATCAGCGGAAGTACAAAGTTGGGTAAAAACTGTATGATTGGTGGTCAGGTGGGCATTGTCGGGCATATTATGATCGCTGAAAAATCAAGGATAGGTGCCAAAAGCGGTGTTTCCAGGGCAATCAGCGAAGCCGATAAAGATTGGTTTGGTATTCCTGCTCTGCCACTTCATGATACGTTGAGAATACATGCTATTCTGAGAAAATTGCCTGACCTTTACCGGAAAATTAATTTGCAGGAAAAAGAAATTCAGGAACTTAAAAAACAACATAACTCATAA
- a CDS encoding bifunctional UDP-3-O-[3-hydroxymyristoyl] N-acetylglucosamine deacetylase/3-hydroxyacyl-ACP dehydratase, with the protein MEIKQKTIGKQVSLSGTGLHTGKRVVLTFQPAAENHGIKFRRIDLKEQPVSEADVDLVIDTSRGTKLGKNGVEIGTVEHVMAAIAGLDIDNLLIDLDGPECPIMDGSSMPFVKALLDAGIKEQNAEKVYFEIKSNIYFSNEEAKVEMIAMPLDGFRMTVMIDYNSPILGSQHASITNLREFKTDIAASRTFCLLNEVEELVNQNLIKGGDVNNAIVIVDKELSDEQIDRLAKIFNKDPKTLKVQKDGILNNVELHAPNEPARHKLLDLLGDMALIGVPIKAQVMAARPGHKWNIEFAKKIKKVIKSAQKADKVGLPKYDPNKKPVFSTIEIENLLPHRHPFLLVDKIIEISDRFITGIKNVTYDEYFFKGHFPKNPVMPGVLIIEALAQTGGVLVLCDKPDPENYSTYFLKIDNAKFKDKVLPGDTLILRCEMTAPIRRGVCIMKGEAYVGEKLVAEAELMAQIVKNS; encoded by the coding sequence ATGGAAATCAAACAGAAGACAATCGGAAAGCAGGTCAGTTTATCAGGAACCGGCTTGCACACAGGAAAAAGGGTTGTATTGACGTTTCAGCCTGCTGCAGAAAATCATGGCATTAAATTCAGAAGGATTGATCTGAAAGAACAACCAGTTAGTGAAGCAGATGTTGATCTTGTTATTGATACATCCAGAGGAACCAAACTGGGGAAAAATGGCGTTGAAATTGGTACTGTTGAACATGTAATGGCTGCCATTGCAGGACTTGATATTGACAACCTGCTCATCGACCTTGACGGGCCTGAATGCCCGATAATGGACGGAAGTTCCATGCCTTTTGTCAAAGCGCTGCTCGATGCAGGGATTAAAGAGCAAAATGCTGAAAAAGTTTATTTTGAAATAAAATCGAACATCTATTTTTCAAATGAAGAGGCTAAAGTCGAGATGATTGCCATGCCGCTGGATGGCTTCAGAATGACTGTAATGATTGATTATAATTCCCCTATATTGGGTAGTCAGCATGCCAGCATTACCAATTTGCGGGAGTTTAAAACCGACATTGCCGCCAGCCGTACTTTTTGTCTGCTGAATGAAGTGGAAGAGCTTGTCAATCAAAACCTGATCAAAGGGGGAGATGTCAACAATGCCATTGTAATAGTTGATAAAGAGTTATCGGATGAGCAAATTGACAGACTTGCCAAAATATTTAATAAAGATCCCAAAACCCTGAAGGTACAGAAAGACGGGATTCTTAACAATGTTGAACTGCATGCACCCAACGAACCGGCACGCCATAAACTGCTTGATTTACTGGGAGATATGGCACTTATTGGTGTTCCTATAAAGGCTCAGGTCATGGCTGCCCGTCCGGGACATAAATGGAATATCGAATTTGCGAAAAAAATCAAAAAAGTCATTAAATCAGCACAGAAGGCCGATAAAGTGGGTTTGCCCAAATATGATCCTAACAAAAAGCCTGTTTTCAGTACAATTGAAATTGAAAATTTGCTGCCTCACCGCCATCCTTTTTTACTGGTTGATAAAATCATTGAAATTTCAGACCGTTTTATCACAGGAATTAAAAATGTAACCTATGATGAATATTTCTTCAAAGGCCATTTCCCCAAAAACCCTGTTATGCCGGGTGTTTTAATCATTGAAGCATTAGCCCAGACAGGCGGTGTTCTTGTTTTATGCGATAAGCCTGACCCTGAAAATTATTCCACCTATTTCCTTAAAATTGATAATGCCAAGTTTAAAGATAAGGTACTACCCGGTGATACCCTGATTTTACGGTGTGAAATGACTGCTCCCATCCGGAGGGGTGTCTGCATCATGAAAGGAGAAGCCTATGTCGGGGAAAAGCTGGTGGCTGAAGCAGAATTAATGGCTCAGATAGTTAAAAACAGTTAA
- the lpxA gene encoding acyl-ACP--UDP-N-acetylglucosamine O-acyltransferase yields the protein MHQPLAYVHPGAKIAQNVVIEPFVTIHNNVQIDEGTWIGPHVTIMEGAIIGKNCKIFPGSVISAIPQDLKFNGEDSNVVIGNNVVIREFCTINRGTVQSRQTFIDDNSLVMAYVHLAHDCHVGKNVILANAVNIAGHVNIGDYAIIGGMSAIHQFVNIGAHVMVSGGSLVRKDIPPYTKAAREPLSYVGINSIGLRRRGFSSKKINEIQDIYRILYIRGYNTSQALRIIEAEFKATPERDEILSFIRNSDRGIMKGYSRK from the coding sequence ATGCACCAACCCTTAGCTTATGTTCATCCGGGAGCTAAAATAGCTCAGAATGTGGTCATCGAACCGTTTGTGACCATTCACAACAACGTGCAGATCGATGAAGGAACCTGGATAGGCCCTCATGTAACTATTATGGAAGGAGCCATAATCGGTAAAAACTGTAAAATTTTTCCCGGGAGTGTGATTTCTGCTATTCCTCAGGACCTGAAATTCAATGGTGAAGACAGCAATGTGGTTATTGGCAACAATGTCGTTATCCGTGAATTCTGCACCATCAACAGAGGAACGGTTCAGTCGCGTCAAACTTTTATTGATGATAATTCCCTTGTTATGGCATATGTCCATCTTGCTCATGATTGCCATGTCGGGAAAAATGTCATCCTTGCCAATGCGGTCAATATTGCCGGACATGTAAATATTGGTGATTATGCTATTATTGGCGGCATGAGTGCCATCCATCAGTTTGTGAATATCGGGGCACATGTCATGGTATCGGGAGGCTCTCTGGTCAGAAAGGATATTCCTCCCTATACAAAAGCTGCCCGTGAACCATTGTCTTATGTGGGAATTAATTCCATCGGATTGAGAAGGAGAGGGTTTTCTTCAAAGAAAATCAATGAGATACAGGATATTTACAGGATACTTTACATTCGTGGATACAACACTTCTCAGGCATTGAGAATCATTGAAGCTGAATTTAAGGCTACGCCTGAACGTGATGAAATATTAAGCTTTATCCGTAATTCCGACCGCGGTATCATGAAAGGTTATAGCCGGAAATAA
- a CDS encoding beta-1,6-N-acetylglucosaminyltransferase translates to MRIAYIVMAYKDPQQIDRLVKAMNHEAIDFYIHVDAKFDIKPFLFLKENRNVYFFKKNHVIYWAAWNFTRTLLLCIHEIIQTGIPYEFVASFSGQDYPLKSNEHIVDYHLKNIGCSFFSLEEHHSEWWTHAISRVKKYHLTNYNFKGRYKLQDIMNKVLPERNFPFYQTLYGGPRATWWTMSSDAARYVSERVLSDKKLQRFCNFTWCPDEFLIPTVLMNSPFKDSVINDSGRYIDWSSGGANPKILTTDDFDNIINSGKLYARKFDVSVDSEILDQIDAVR, encoded by the coding sequence ATGCGGATCGCCTATATTGTCATGGCTTATAAAGACCCTCAGCAAATTGACCGTCTTGTTAAGGCCATGAATCATGAGGCTATTGATTTTTACATTCATGTTGATGCCAAGTTTGATATAAAGCCATTTCTGTTTCTTAAGGAAAACAGGAATGTCTATTTTTTTAAGAAAAACCATGTAATTTACTGGGCAGCATGGAATTTTACCCGGACATTGCTGCTATGCATCCATGAAATAATACAGACCGGCATACCTTACGAGTTTGTCGCTTCCTTTTCAGGACAGGATTATCCGTTAAAAAGCAATGAACATATTGTTGATTATCACCTGAAAAACATTGGTTGTTCCTTTTTTTCCCTTGAAGAACATCATTCGGAGTGGTGGACTCATGCCATCAGCAGGGTCAAGAAATATCACCTGACCAATTACAATTTTAAGGGAAGGTATAAGCTTCAGGACATCATGAACAAGGTTTTGCCGGAACGTAATTTTCCCTTTTATCAGACACTTTATGGCGGGCCCAGAGCAACATGGTGGACCATGTCGTCTGATGCGGCCAGATATGTTTCTGAAAGGGTTTTATCTGACAAAAAGCTTCAACGTTTCTGCAATTTTACCTGGTGTCCTGATGAGTTTCTGATTCCAACCGTATTGATGAATTCTCCTTTTAAGGACTCAGTTATCAATGATAGCGGAAGATATATTGACTGGTCGTCAGGAGGGGCAAACCCAAAGATATTGACGACAGATGATTTCGATAACATTATAAATTCCGGAAAACTGTATGCCCGCAAGTTTGATGTATCCGTTGATTCTGAAATACTTGACCAGATTGATGCGGTGAGGTAG